The Endomicrobiales bacterium genome contains the following window.
TTTTAAATTCTTTTTTCATTTTTTCGCACATCTTGCCAAATTGATCAGGTGTAAGTGTCTTTTTTACATCTAAAATTCCTTGTGTTCTTGAATCTATCTTTTTTGCTTCAATACTCTTTAAATCACCTGTAAGTTTTTCTACCGCTACCATATCGGTGTTTGATTTATCCAACTCAATGCGTAATGCCTCTTGAGCTTCTTTCATTGACTTATTCAACTGCTTCATCTGCTCCATTTGTGTTTTACGGTGTGCTTTCATCTGCTCTGACTGTGCTGGTGTTAAATTTAAATCTTTTACCATTTTATCATGCATGGTTTGCTTGTGGTCTTTAAAATTACCTTTAACTGAACTTTCGCCATATTTGCCTTTGGCTTCACTTGAAAACCCAAATGATGGAACAGACATCAATACCGCAGCCATTAAAGCTACAACAACTAAACCTTTTACTTTCATGAACATTCTCCTTTTGATTTTTCATTTTCCCACCCAAGGGGGTTAAACTCAGGATGACCCTTTTCTTGCAACCTTAGACAACCGCTACAATAAATAAGTTTCTACCGCTGTTCCAAAGTTTAAACTCTCAGAGGTATTTGCTTGTAAACTTTCTCCGTAAATAGTTTCAGTTAGATAATTAATATGCTCGTCAGAAATGTTTTCTACTTTTTTATTTGGTGTGTACATTAAAATCAAAGCAATCATAAACAAACCACACATTGAGGCAACACCTCTCCAGCCGCGCAAGAAACTAAAAACAGAAAACACGCTATGCCGCTTAGAACTTTCAACATATACCGCACTGCGAACCTTTGCCTGCAAATAAGATGGCACTTGCACGCGCGCTTGCACCCTCAATGGGTTAATAACATTTGAAAACAACTTCTCCTTATACGCATTACACTGCGCACAAGCTAAGAGATGTTCGTTTAAATCAGCTGAATCATTTGCCTTGATGCACCCATCCGCATAATCGGTTAGTAGAAGTTCTTTAATTTTTTTACAATTCATTTTATTCCTCCAAAGCGCTGTTTGCAACCATTAGCGCCTCTCTTGCGCGCCTTATGCGCGTGCGAACAGTGTTTATATTTACGCCAACAGCCTTTGATATTTCTTCATAACTAAGGCCTTCCAGCTCCCGCAAAACTATGCACACCTTTTGCTCTTGCGGTAAACTTTTTAATAATTTATTTACCTTTTGGCTGGCAAAACTTTTATTTATTTCGTCATCGGGTGTATCTCTATACTCTACAACACTTTGAGCAATTGTATCGTCTAACTCTACTTCTTTTTTTCTCCCGCGCGATTTTTTTTTCAAATAATTAAGCGTGGTGTTTACAGTTACTCTGTAAAGCCAGGTTTTTATGGAAGATAAACCGCTAAATGTATGCACTTTTTTAAGTACCGTTATAAAAACCTCTTGCGTAAGCTCTTCGGCATCGGTTGCGTTTGCGGCAATCCTAAGGGCAACATTGTAAACAAAGCCGGCAAACTCCTTATAAAGCTCATCAAAAGATAATGGCTGTTTTTGTGATGTGTTTGATAGTTCGTTACTCAAAAGCATCTCCATGGTGACCATTTAGACATAAACGCATTTAAAAAAGTTTCACATTCTATTATTAAACCCGCATTTTGCAATAGATTTACACGGTGTTGGATACGAAGGGAAGAACCGAGGTGAAAAACTTTGCTACTTATTTTCTTAAAGGTAAACATGCACCGTATTTTCTTTAAGGTTAAGCATTTGTTCAAAAACTTTTTTATTTATAAGCGCGCCGCCTGCACGGTATGAGTTTTGCGTATAACCGGCTATTGGAACTTCTTTGGCATTTATGGTTATTTTATAAGGTGAAGTGGTTTTTTTTGTTATGTGATATTTATAAGTAACACCCTTGCCATTTTGGCACATATAAAACTCAAAACCATTAAGCTTTTTAGGCATTACCGGGTCAATTAAAATATTTTCATACGAACTGCGAATACCTATAAAGTTTGATATAAGCTGGTTTAAATAAATTCCGGGCCCGCTTGAATAAATACGCCAGCCGCCTTTAATACCAACTTTTAGTTTTTTAATATCGTCAAACTTTTTAACAGCTTCATATCTGTCTGCAAATGCCGCATCGGAGCTTGAAAAATACGCGTTGTTCTGCCGCGGCAAAGATGTTTTAAAAACTTTTTGCAATGTAATTGGGCAAATTGTAAGCAGTCCTGTATATGCCTCATCGGCTTTGCCAAGTGCACACATTGCTTCAATATAGCGAATGTGGGCGTGAACATACTGCATACCTATTTCGCGGCCAAAGTTTGATGCGCTTTCGGCGCGTTTAAAGTAAACCTCAACACCGCCTTTATAAGGTATTGGCCTATTAACAAGCCGCACACCGTCGGGAAATAAAAGATGTTTTTTTACAATTTCGTGGTGAGCTTTTGCCTGAGCAGGGGTGAACATATTGCTTGTCATTCCCCTTGTCATTGGCAACAAACGGTAATGCACACCGGTTTTATTATCTTTTGGGTGAAGCATATACTGCGGAGTTTTACCTTTAAAGAAAACAAGCCCTGCCACAACTCCGTCTTTAACCAAATACTTATTAAAATCAGTTTTAATTTTTGCGCAAAAATTATTCAGCTCATTGGCAAGTTTTGCATTAGCTATTTTTCTGTTCACTTTTTCATAACGCAAAAGTGTTTGATAACAAAGCTCAACCGTCCAACTGCTAACCATGTGCTCGCGCATATCTGCTTCGGCCGGCTGGAGTGTATCTTCCCAATCGCCATGGCCGTAATGATATAAAGCGGTGCCATTTACACAACCTGCTTTTATTACCGCAATTTCCCGCGCAATATGCTCGGTAATAGTTTCTACTTTAGAAATTGGCGCACAAGTTTTATCATCAACAAAGCAAACCTTTTCATTTAAAATTGAAAAGTCATTTGTAGCTTCAATATACTCGCACAAAGCTTTCAGCGGCCACATAATAATATCGCCGTGGCTGTCGCATGAGCGAATTTTACCGTATCGGTCATACATAAACCACTGCGGCCAATCGCCGCTTTTAATAAACTGGTTTTCAAAAACCATTTTTATTGTTTCGCGTTGTTCTTTGTAGTTTTGTGTTGCACATAAAAACTCGGTGGGGCCTTGGCAAACATCACGCAAACCCCATGCCGCACCGCTGTATTGCTCCAACCCGTGTGGGCTTGTAAAATGTATCATTGCATTGTGAACATACCAGGGAATTATGTCGTTAAGTTTTGAAACTCCTTCGTCTTTGTGCTTAAGCGTTATACCTTTTTGTAAATTACTCCAGAAAACGTCTGCCGATTTTTTTGCAGCTTCATAATTCTCAATTGATGAGGAATAATTTTTAACAAGTAAGTCGGCTTTCTTTGCCGATTGCACATTACCGGTAATTGTAATTGAAAAATTTTTAACTGATTTTGTGCTAAACGCAACAAACGCGCCATTGCGCCTAACACCGTCTGAATAAAGCAGCTCATCACCGCCAACATTAGCAACTGCCTTTTTATCTTTTGAAACAATAAAAAACTTCGTTTGAGGGTAATATTCATACAACAACCCAGATTTTGCAGGCACACATTCAACGCAGACGCCCTCTTTATTTATAACTATGCTACCGCTATGTTCAAGGTCGTTGTTGCCAAGCACCACTCCGTGCGTAACAAGGAATTCTTTTGCCACGCTGGATTCAATTTCAAGAAAGCACGCCGGGTTATCAATTGATGCCCATGCTTTTACAATTATTGTTTCGCCTTTAGCATTTTTGTAAATCCAGCGTGAATTATTCAGCCCAACTTCAAAAAGCGAAGGCACGCCAAGCAGTTCGTAACACTCATTAGTTTTTACAAAAACCCTCTGACCGCACGAACGGTGCAGGTTTAATGCGTTGCGCTGGAAAGAGAGAACCTTATTAAAATTGGTGTTGCCAATCATTACATGCGAGTTAAATACACCGTACATCCACGAAGTTGTTGCAAGTGTATCGTCACTTGGCATAATACTGCTGCCAGAACGCATAATGTGCCCATGGGGCCGCTCGGTAACAAGTTCTTTTGATTTAAGCACAACATGCGTATTATTATCGCAGAAAAATGACTGACCTTTTTCTTCGTGGCGGTGCTTTGAACCAACATATTTTGTAATTTCAGCTGGTGTAAGGTTTACTGATTTAAATAATGGTGAGGTTGAAAAAACAGATGCAGAACCTGAAATTTCTTTTAACGCAACAACTTTACTTCTAATTATTTTTTTATAAAGTGCTTGTGCTTTTAAGGCAAATGAAAGGTCTTTTATGTTATTTGCTTTTGCGTGATTGTCCTGATACACGGTGAAAAAAACTTGCTTGAGTGATTTGCCCGGGGCAAGTGTTATTTTTTTACTTTGAAGTGTTGGCAATGCAAATTCATACTGCATTCTTTGGTTTGGAAGTTTTTCTTTGGTGAGTGCTACTGGCACACCTGTTTCTTTATATGAAAGTCCGAAAAATTGAAAACCATCGGTAAGGTAACCGACCGCACCATTAAGGCAACCATTTAACACCCATGGAAAACCCTTATCCTGCTTTTGCCCCTGACGGCTTGCCATAACAAAACCAAATTTTGGGTGTTTAAGAGGTTCGTGGTCAATATATTGGCTTGTGTATGATTCGTTACTACGCACCATACCAAAAGAACCGAGACCAAGGTCTTGTGCAAAAACCACATCAACTGTTAATGCTTTTGAGCTGGTATTTTTTACATCAACTGTCCAAAACCATAAATCATCATTTTCGGCTAAATTAAGTTTGCAAGAATATTGCAGGCCAAAGCTTTCGCCTTGCCAGAGGGCACTTTTGCTTTTTTCAGATACAGAAAATTTGGAGTTAGAAAGAGGGCCGGTTAACGGGACATAACTTATTTTACTGCCCAAAACTCTAAGGTAAATATTCCCAAGCGAGCTTTCAAGCGGGCTCGCCATAAGCTGGTTTATTAGTATATTTTCTTTGGTAATTGAAAAAATACTGCCATTTTGCAAAAAAGAAATATTTAAACCATTTTTATTTGTAAGTTGGGCGGCAACAACACCGTTTTTGTCTGTAAAATTAATAACTTCCTTAGCCATATTAGAAAAACCCTCCGAATAGTGTGTAACGATTGGTGCATTTTACTATGTTCAAGACGACATAGTCAATTTGAAAAACCCCGAATCTGCGTAAAATATAAAATCATTTTTTATTCGCATTTATAAGGTAGGATGGACTGACATAGATTTGTTTTATTACATTTTACTTTATTAAGTATTGTGTCCCCGGAATATTATAAACGGATTATTTGCTTCGTGGATTTCAAATTCTTTTGCTTTTGCTTCAATTTTCATCTTTTTTGATCATGGGCAGTTGAATTCGGTTTTAATCTAAGCATAAATGTGGATATTACCATAAAAACACCAACAATAAAATCGATAAAGCTCCAAATTTCACGGTTGAGATGAATAGCAATAAACGGATTGAAAAGCACAGAGAGAAATCCAAAAATCCAAACCCATTTCTCTTTTTGTGCCTCATGCGCTACCCAAGCAACATATGCTGAACTTGCGCACACAACAAATCGTAAGAGTGTAAAAAATCCATAGAGCCAGCCATCAAATAATGCAAGAAATAAGAAAGTAGCACTAATAATCACGGCAATGTTTTTCTTTTTATTTATTTCCATAATTTTTATATCCTAAAAAAATGACCAGAAAATGAAAAATAAGAGAAGAATATAAAACCAATTTTTTTTGAAAAAAGATACTATGTCTTTATTTTTCATTGCTTGAACAAACGAGCTAATCACGAAGAAAGTCATACCGCCCAAAGCTAGTACCTTTATGACCAGCCAAATGCCGCCCCATACACTGCTAAAAGAAACATTAAAACCAAAGAGATAGATAATCCCAAAAATTATCAATGTAATAATTGATAGCGCCAATAAAAATATAAAGAAATAATTAGCAAGAATGATTGCTAAAGGGGTTCCTATAAATAGAGCAACCAATCCCAAAATTATTGATCCTTTTGAAAATAATGAAATTGCCAACCCTATCATTGATAAACCCGCAAAAGCAGTAAACAAAAATTGTAAAATAGTAAATGAAATATAGAGAAATCCACCACCAAGGACTAAACCACCTGTACCTAATCCCTTAAAAACTTTCTTAAGGAAATTTTCTTTTTTTGGTGCTACCGCTTGAAACTCGTTACCTGAAATCAATTCGTTTTCGCTTTTAATATCATCTAAATCATTATCATACTCTTCGCTTTCTAACAAATTATCATCGTTGCTTTCTTCACTAATTGTTTTGATAATCTGATTCTGACCACAATTTTTGCAGAATTTGTCACCTTGCTCTATTTTTTCGCCACAATTATTACAATTCATATAGTCTTCTCCTTTGCAATTAGACTTTATATTCATTTCCATGTTATTATAGCATGTATTCGTATTTCATTATTCCCTAATTCTTTAAGAAGATAAACCCTTGATATACTCCCTCTCTTAAATTTTAAAGAACTATATGAATCCGGATCGAAAATATTAATATAAACAACAAGAAATGTATTGTAAGGATATTTTTTTGCACATTTTTTATCAATCAGTTCTTGCAAGTGATGCAGATTAGCTTGATCATCAAAAGTAAATTGTCTTTCTTCAACATCTTCCATGTATTCTTTTTTAATTCTCCTCTGTTCGAACTTGCCAGTTTTTGGATTTAACTCAACTCCATGTTCCTGAGTTACTTCAATATCAAAAAGCCATTTCTTATCAATCCCGAAGACTTTAAAATCTGGACGGGATTTACCGTTGTTGTCATTATATCTTTCAGCGTACACTATTTTCTTTTCATTTGATTCGTTATATGCCATTGCAAATTTGCCTAAGACCCATTGTTCATTAAAGGCATTGTTACGCTGTATAATAAACTTTTTTGGATCTTGCTGGTTTTTCTTTTCAGCTTCTTGCAATAGTGTTTCTACAGTTTCCATTGTTTCGCCTTTAAGTCTTCCTTCTCTATGAATTCAGGGGACACAATATTTAATTACTATCTTTTTTCTTTGAACCGAGTTCTTTCTGAAATTCCTAAATTTAAATTCTAATACCCAAGTTTTCTTATTTTTTCTTCGCTAAAACCAAAGTAATGCGCAATTTCATGAACAACGGTTATTATTATTTGTTTTTCAATTTCATCTTGATTTGAATAATAACTTTCAAAACTATTTTTATAAAGTTCAATTCTTGTCGGTTCAAGCTGAAAGTTAACAAACCGCCCGTAAGGCACTCCAATAAATACCCCAAATAGCGTGCCGCCTTTGTATATCTCTTTTAACGACAGCGGAACTTCTTCGCGAGGAATAATGGATATCTCATTTTTCTCAAGGATTTCCTTGAACTCTGAGGGAAGGTTCTTTATAGCTTTAGTGATGATGGATTGGAATTCTTTTAGGGTCATATAATTGTCGTCTGCATTTCCATGTTAGTCATCCTTCGCTCTTTGAGCTATTGGGTGTTATGAATATACCAAAGGACAACGCATTTAACAAATAAAACCGTCGCTCAACTATAAATTACACAATTTGTTTCCCATATAATATATTTTATCATATTCCACCATGCCGTGTATTCAGGCAGGATTAACTTGACATTACAACTACACAGGTGTATAATTACACTGAGGTTTAATAATAATATGACCAGGCCATCGCAAAATATAGATAAGAAACTGATTGCCGCAGGCAAGGAGCTCATTCCCCTTATGGGCATCTCCGGCCTTAAAATCAGAGAAGTTACAAAAAAAGCCGGCGCAAACCTTGGTATGTTCAACTATCATTTTGGCACCAAAGAGAAGTACATTGAAGTGCTGATGATTGATGTGTATAGCAAGTTTCTAAGCGACTTTAAACTTGATTCTGAAAAAGGTAGCACTTCGCAGGAATGTCTGCGCAATACTTTGATAGGGGCAGCCCACTTCATACGCCAAAACAGGACGCTCATAGCCGCACTTTTTGAGGAAATTTTAAAAGGCAATATCAGGATAGTTGAGTTCGCCAGAAAAAATATGACAAAACATATAAACATCCTGCTAAAACTTATAAAGCAGTGTCAGAAAGACGGTTATCTGATTAAAACATCCATCTTCGTTATAGCACCAATACTTATAGGCGCCGTAGCACTGCCAAGCATAGCCATCAGGGTGCTTGAAAAGAACTATCAGAAAACAGTCCTCGGCACTTTAATTCCTTTGTTAAAAAATACGGCTATTTCCGACAAAAGAATAACCGAGAGAATAGATTATGCCCTTAAAGGCCTTCAGGGGGAGAGAAAAAAATGATCAAAAAGAATATCTGGATAATTGCCGCGCTGCTGATATTTATTGTTTACGGATACGCAGAAGCAGCCGCTCTTTCGCTGTCAGATGTTGAAAGCTCCGCACTTGAGTATTCCCCACGCCTAAAAGCCATTATATTTGAACAAAAAGCATATACAGAGCGCGCCTCAACCCAAAAAACCCAGCTGTACCCAAAATTGATGTTGGACGGTTCTTATAAATATGTAACGAATGTGCAGGAAATAGTTATTCCCATAGCGGGAGCTAAAACAATCAAGTTAGGCGACAATTCTAATTACTCCATAGGGCCGTTACTCAGCTGGACCGCATGGGATTTTGGAGGCATTGATAATACATACAAAAGCGCCTCCGCTGCGGCAGAAGTAAAGAAAAACGAGGCCGAAGCAGCCAGACGAGCGATACTGCTTAGCGCAAGGGCTGCATATTTTCAGGTTGCCCTGGCTGGAGAACAGATAACGCTTTTCTCCGACGCTCTGAAACTTGCAAACACCCAGTACGAGGACATTAAACTCAATGTGCGCGCCGGCACAAAGAGCTTAGCCGATAATCTTAAAGCTCATGAGGAAGTTATTGGCAGGATGAAACAA
Protein-coding sequences here:
- a CDS encoding periplasmic heavy metal sensor; protein product: MKVKGLVVVALMAAVLMSVPSFGFSSEAKGKYGESSVKGNFKDHKQTMHDKMVKDLNLTPAQSEQMKAHRKTQMEQMKQLNKSMKEAQEALRIELDKSNTDMVAVEKLTGDLKSIEAKKIDSRTQGILDVKKTLTPDQFGKMCEKMKKEFKKMKGKMDEDGKDEAMEDMPPPPMQEQGMDDGKDHKDMKNNMDDSKKDESKSISPH
- a CDS encoding zf-HC2 domain-containing protein — its product is MNCKKIKELLLTDYADGCIKANDSADLNEHLLACAQCNAYKEKLFSNVINPLRVQARVQVPSYLQAKVRSAVYVESSKRHSVFSVFSFLRGWRGVASMCGLFMIALILMYTPNKKVENISDEHINYLTETIYGESLQANTSESLNFGTAVETYLL
- a CDS encoding sigma-70 family RNA polymerase sigma factor — protein: MSNELSNTSQKQPLSFDELYKEFAGFVYNVALRIAANATDAEELTQEVFITVLKKVHTFSGLSSIKTWLYRVTVNTTLNYLKKKSRGRKKEVELDDTIAQSVVEYRDTPDDEINKSFASQKVNKLLKSLPQEQKVCIVLRELEGLSYEEISKAVGVNINTVRTRIRRAREALMVANSALEE
- a CDS encoding zinc ribbon domain-containing protein — its product is MNCNNCGEKIEQGDKFCKNCGQNQIIKTISEESNDDNLLESEEYDNDLDDIKSENELISGNEFQAVAPKKENFLKKVFKGLGTGGLVLGGGFLYISFTILQFLFTAFAGLSMIGLAISLFSKGSIILGLVALFIGTPLAIILANYFFIFLLALSIITLIIFGIIYLFGFNVSFSSVWGGIWLVIKVLALGGMTFFVISSFVQAMKNKDIVSFFKKNWFYILLLFFIFWSFF
- a CDS encoding metallopeptidase family protein; translated protein: MTLKEFQSIITKAIKNLPSEFKEILEKNEISIIPREEVPLSLKEIYKGGTLFGVFIGVPYGRFVNFQLEPTRIELYKNSFESYYSNQDEIEKQIIITVVHEIAHYFGFSEEKIRKLGY
- a CDS encoding TetR/AcrR family transcriptional regulator; translated protein: MTRPSQNIDKKLIAAGKELIPLMGISGLKIREVTKKAGANLGMFNYHFGTKEKYIEVLMIDVYSKFLSDFKLDSEKGSTSQECLRNTLIGAAHFIRQNRTLIAALFEEILKGNIRIVEFARKNMTKHINILLKLIKQCQKDGYLIKTSIFVIAPILIGAVALPSIAIRVLEKNYQKTVLGTLIPLLKNTAISDKRITERIDYALKGLQGERKK